TAGTCTTccagtgttccgtagtactaaaacgaccctacacaaaaatatcacaacagtttggcgctagaaggaggggagtaaCTCAACTGCGTGACGATGGCATCGGAAGACGAGTCCAATCAAGCCAATCTGACCCCGAAGGAGAAGGAGCTTCTGAGCCGATTCGAAACCCTTCAGAGTCAAATTACCGACCTTCACAAGGCTCAGGAAACCGCACCTGCAGGTCTGGAACTCGTCCAGGAAGTTCAATACCTAAAAGatcaacttggagaacactccaagcaactccagcaaagcgccgagaagctagacgccatgGAAGCCGAGAACATCGCTATCAGACGAGAAAACCGATCCCTCGGGGCAGTAGggaacaaacaaaaaaggttCAGAACCAAAGTTCGACCTATGGCTTCGCTCAACACCCCGCACGACGACGAGGAAACGCCTCAGCAGCCCGGAGACGAACCTGACGGTCAAGAAAACATTCAAGACATAAcccgagaagaagaagaagacgaatcCGATACCGAGGACGAAGAATACTCACCTGATCATCCTGAGATCTCGGATCCAGCTTTAGCCGCTTACCTAGAGAAGGTGGTATCCGAAAAATTCGGCACCATCCAATCCATGGTGGAAAGGCTCCCCGGAGTAGCTCCCCCCATCCGTAGAAGTGATCCAAGGTCGTACTCCGACACGCCTTTCGTGAATGAGATTGCTTCGATCGAGATGCCTCGAAAGTTCTCTTTTCCGAGCATCAAGATGTACAAAGGAACAGGAGATCCTGACAACCACATCGCccagtacaagcaacgcatgGTAGCCGTGGCTATTCCGAAAGACGCAAGCGAAGCCACCATGTGCAAGGGCTTCGGGTCAACTCTAACCGGTCCTGCCCTCCAATGGTACATCAACCTCCCCACGGGGTCAATAGAATCCTTCGCCGCCCTCAGCGACAAGTTCGTGGAACAGTTCGCTAGTAGCCGCCACCTGGAGAAGAGATCAGATGACCTCTACGAGATCCAACAATACAGAAACGAATCCCTACGCTCCTACATAGCTCGTTTCAATCAAGAGAAGGTCTCCATACCCGAGTGTAACGCCGATACAGCAATCTCGGCCTTCAAGAAGGGCCTACTCCCGGAGGGAGAGCTCTACAAGGAATTAACCAAGTACAGATGCGGAGACATGGCGGATGTACTATCCCGTGCCTGGGCCCAAGTAAGGTGGGAAGAAGACGTCGTGAGCAGGGCCAAGGTTTCCTCCAAGTACGATCAGAAGTCCTCCAAATCATCGAAAGACGAGCGTGAAGAAACCATCCGATCCCGACCTTCCCGGGAATCCACTAATCAGAGCAGGGGCAGATACCAACATCGCCCATTACCTCGGTCCGAAGGAATGATGGTTTCAACTTGGCCCAGCATCTCCCACCTAGCGATATCCAAACCGGAGCTCATTGGAGTCTTGAGGCAGATGGGCCCACAAGTCAAGTGGCCACCTAAAATGAGGTCCCCTGACGCTACCCGGAACCCTAAAAGATGGTGTGGATTCCACAACGATCACGGCCATACCACGGAAGACTGCGTAGCCTTAAGGTTGGAAGTAGCCGAGCTCCTCAAGAAGGGTTACCTAAGGGAGTTCCTCTCGGATAAGGCCAAGGATCTCCTTAACAGAGAAGGCCCCGCTCTCCCCAATGAAGCGGTTCCTGCGCTACCTACACCGCAAGAACGAGTGATCCACGTCATCTCCGGAGGATCAGAAGTAAGCGGGATCAGCAGCGCCGCAGCCAAACGAAGTACTCGCAATGCTAGAAACGGTCGAGAGACTGACATTCCCAAGCGCCCACTCTTGGGAACGGATGAAATCAGCTTTACTGCGAGGGAGCAGGAACAAGTCCTTGCTCCCCATCATGACGCCCTCGTTATCTCGCTTGTTATAGCCAACTGCCTGGTTAAACGAATATTGGTAGACAATGGCAGCTCCAGCAACATTATCTTCCACTCGGCCTATATGGATTTAGGGCTAGACCCTAAAACGTTAACCAGGAAAGCGGTCCCGCTCGTGGGATTTAGCGGAGAGGTGAAGCAAACCGAGGGAGAAGTCCTTCTCCCAGTCTACACCGAGGGAATAAACCAAACCACCAAGTTCTTGGTCGTCGACTGTCCGTCGTCTTACAACGTAATACTAGGGAGGCCCTGGATCCAtgacatgggagccgtaccATCAACCCTCCACCAATTGGTAAAATTTCCTACCCCCTGGGGCGTGAAGGTCATTAGAGGGGATCAAGAAAATTCTAGGTCCTGCTATCAAACTACCCTGAAGGGAAGGACCCAAGCtttatagcaattacagaagcAGCCTCTCGTTCCTCATGCCGAAGAACCCGAGGTTGAAGACATGGACGAAGTCCCCCTGATAGAAGGAAACCCGGAGCGGAACCTcaagataggctccaagctgCCTAAGGATCTGAGACGGAGGCTGATCGATTTCCTAAGATCTAACTCCGATTGCTTCGCATGGTCCCACGAAGACATGCCCGGAATCGACCCCAGCGTCATCATGCAACAGCTCCAAGTGAATCCCGAGCATCCTCCTGTTAGACAAAAGAGAAGGAAGTTCGCTCCCGAAAGGGATGAAATCATtaacgaagaggtcaagaacctGCTCGACGCAGGGTTCATAAGAGAAGTGCaatatcccgactggctcgccaatgtGGTGgttgtgaaaaagaaaaatggaaaatggaGGGTCTGCATCGATTTCACGGACCTAACAAGTCCTGCCCAAAGGATCCATTCCCCTTGCCTCATATAGACAAGCTAGTGGATGCCACCGCTGGGCACCAACTAATGAGCTTCATGGACGCCTTCTCGGGATACAACCAAATCCTGATGCATCCCGACGACCAAGAAAATACGTCCTTTATGACTTCTAAGGGCATCTACTGCTACAaggtcatgccatttggtctaAAGAATGCTGGATCCACCTATCAGAGGTTGGTCAACACGATGTTTGCCGATTAGATAGGCCAGACCATGGAAGTCTACATCGACGACATgtggtaaaatctcttgactCGGAGGATCATATCCCACATCTCCAGCAAGCGTTCACCACCCTGAGGAAATAAAACCTGAAGCTCAACCCCTCTAAATGTTCCTTTGGAGTAAGCTCCGGGAAATTCCTGGGATACATAGTCACCCATAGGGGCATAGAAGCAAATCCGGAGCAAATAAGGGCCATCCAGGCGATTCCTCCCCCACGGAACGTCAAAGAGATTCAAAAACTCACGGGAAGAATGGCAGCCCTCAGCAGATTCATCTCCAGGCTTTCTGACAAGTCCCACGCCTTTTTCGAAACACTAAAGAACCCTAAGGACTTTCAGTGGACAGAGAAGTGCGATGTCGCACTGTCCGACctcaaggcctatctcactactccaccaCTCCTATCTAAACCTCTAGAAGGGGAACCCTACTGCTTTACCTTGCCGTGTCCGAACACGCAGTTAGCGCAGTCCTCGTAAGGGAGGAGGAAAGAAGGCAGCATCCCATATACTACGTCAGCAAGTCCATGCTAGACGCAGAAACTCGCTACAGCCAGCTAGAGAAACTAGCCCTCGCCCTAGTGGTCGCGGCCCGGAAATTACGTCCCTACTTCCAGTCCCACCAAGTCGTGGTAGTCACCTCCTTCCCTATCAAAGCAGTCCTTCATAAACCCGAGGTATCAGGACGATTGGCGAAATGGGCCGTAGAATTGGGAGAATACGACGTGATCTTCAGCCCAGCCGCCGCTATCAAGTCCCAAGTCCTAGCTGATTTCGTGGCTGAGTTCTCTCCCTCTATGCTTCCAGACCCAGATCTAGAAACTACGCTCCTGGGAAAAGAAGCGGAAGAAGGTCAATGGACCCTGCACGTGGATGGCTCCAGCAATGTAAGAGGCGCAGGGGTAGGACTGGTCCTGACCTCCCCTACGGGAGAATCGGCCTCAAGGGCtgtgttgggcccaaatatggcccatTAGCTAGCTATGGAACCTGAATGAGTTCTGGGCTAAGATAAAGCCCAATACGTATCGGCGACCTCAGCTGGAGCTCAACACGGAGCCAAAGACAGGAAGCTGACCATAACCTCCGGAGACTACGTCGAAGAGGAGGCTCATATCACAAACGGAaagagcgcaggacccggtcaacaGGGGGCAGTTACGAGTTCCTCAACAAGAGGAGAAGATCACGGAGATCTGTTAAAGACAATCAAAGGGAAATTCaaagctatttaaagaagaccTCGAAGATTAGAAAGGGGATCACGTCATTACGACTTATCACACACTAGTTCTACAATCTTTCTCATTAAACTTTGTAATCTCTTATTCATCTTCTTGTAACCTTTATATTCAAATCATCAATACAAGTATCAATTCATTCTCAAAGCTCCtaacgggattcagcccacgaatCTTCTTGTACCTCCTTTTGACCTTACCTAGAATCCTGAGGTGAAACCTTGTctctcacaattggcgccgtctgtggggacaAATAATCGAATCCCTTTCTCCAAAGCTTAAGAATGAATCCAGTCAATGGAACAAACCATCTAACCCCGATCAATCGAACCAGAGCAATAGCTCACCGAATCGCACCGCTCCGGGGGCAAATAACCCGAGAACCTCCGGAGGGACCAACTCTGGGTCCTCAGCTCTTAATAACCCATCGCATCAATCCGCTCCGAACCAAACGGAAGCTCAGCTTTCTGAGATCCGTCGGAAGATGCTCCAGCTAGTGGACAAAGCTCAAGAAACCGAGCGAACGGTGCAACAGCTAGCCGAACGGCAGCAACAGTTCGAAGAGATAACCAGATCTCAATCTGCAACGACCCAACCGTCCGTCCACCAGGGAAGAGGAGTCACATTCCATGAACGGTTAGCTGACCCTTCCTTCCCTCGAGAGCGCCTGGACTTCTCCCCGATAGCCCTGGAGCAGATGGGCAGGAACCTGCTTTCCGAACGCCTCGCACTAGAACAGCTCCTACGTTTACCCCACCTGTTACCAGCACCATGGGGAGCAATGTAGCTACAACAAGCTCCATGCCTAATCGAAACACTGGTGGGAGCACCCGTTTGCCTCCGCCGCCACCTCCTTCCGAGTCTGGAGCAGGAACCAGCATACTGTCCAGGGGCAGAACATTAGCCTCGGTGTTTCAAACTAGGGTTTCAACCCCAATACCGACGAATACcaaaggacggatgctgatcctGCAGTCCTCCGCACTAATCTCGCTCGGAACCTAAGGACCAATGAGCGACCTGTTTCGCCAGCTAACTGGGAAAACGATCGAGCTAGGTTCCGCCAGGAACCTGTTCCCCGAGTATCTGATAATGACCAAAACGTCCTTCCCTTCGAGGGACCTGACGCAATTCGTAGATACATGGAGCGAACCCACGCTgctctccagaaattgggagctcaagttcACAAAGcgacgagctcagctcccgaaatcgagagcCTAATTGAGGAAACTCGTGGAACTCCGTTCACCGATAGAATTTCCAATTCTTACATAAGAGATACTCGAAAAATTAAGATCCCCGAATACGATGGGAACGcagacccaaaggcctatttaaGAGCCTTCAGACTAGCCATCGTTAAAGCTCATTTCACAAAAGAGGAATGCAATGCGGGGTATTGTAGAACATTCGCTGAAAACCTGGTCGGAACTGCCCTCGAATGGTTTTCTGGCCTCGAGCCAAACTCTATAGACAGCTTCGACCAATTGGCTAACGCCTTTATGAAGCAATATTCAACCCACATCCTAAAGCAAGCCtccgaggctgacctctggaagATCAGACAAGGATTGGGAGACTCACtgcgagtctacatcgagaaattcagggcagtaagaactaagctctcgaatcctaacgatcTGGTAGCTATTGAGGCCCTTAGAAGaggtctctggtacaaatcaGGCTTTTTCTCGGAGCTAACGCTAAATCCTCCCTCAACTATCGACGACGCCCTCCATAAGGCCTCTAGATACATTACCTTGGAAGAGGAAACAGCAGCGTTAGATAAGCTCCACAGAAAATCCCAGAATCACCCGAAAGTCGAAGCCTCCGACGgaaagggacctcataaaaggggAAACTCCCGAAAcaatcagactcagggagagCACTCTTATGTAATCGAGGACAACAAGGACGAAAAACCTGTTGCCGCGACAGCCAAAGCCCCCTGGTCCAAAGGCTACGACGAGAGCAAACACTGCTCCTACCACGATCGAAAAGGACATTCAACCGAAGAATGCTGGGACCTCCAACGATAGCTGGCTCCTAAATAAAAgacgtggaccttaaaaagccgccCCCTCACCAAAAGAGAGGTCCCCGAGATAACtccccgaaacgcgagaggtcacctgaaaaggaaactgactcgccacctccagctcccaaaaAGAGAGTCGACATGGTCCTTGGAAAATTTCCCCAAGGAAAAAGCTCCAAATCGAAGCCCTCCTGAGTAAAACACCTCCCCAGTCAAGCCCTGGCTCAAGGGTTGATTACATCCTCGGAGGGTCCGACGTGTGTCAAGACTCCGTTAACTCCATCAAAagtcacgtacggaaggctgtgtcaaACACTCAGCCCAAACTGATCAAACCCGAGTCTAACACTAAAAtctctttctgggaaagcgagacatCAAACCTCGACAGACCTCACGACGATGCCCTTGTTGTAACATTAAACATAGCAGGGTACGAGGTACCTAAGCTCATGATCGACACCGGAAACTCTGTCGATCTCATTTTTTACAACGCATTAAAGGgaatggaaatagacgactatgAAATCGTCGACCAGAAATCCAACCTCGTTGGTTTCTCAGgcgaaacagctacctcattgggaacaaTTAAGCTCCCAATTATAGCCGGCGGAGtcatgaaaatgaccaacttcaTAGTTGTCGACAAACCATCTCCTTTCCACGCAATCCTCGGAAGACCTTGGATTCacaagatgaaagcagtagcttcGACTTATCACCAATGCGTGAAATTTCCAACAACTGATGGAATAGCTACCATACTCGGCAGCCAAAAGATTTCGAGGATCTGTTACCTGGGTGGATTCGAGATCATAAAAgaatccccccaatagcaattacaggtCCAGGAaagtcgcgaaatgcaacaaaatatccGAGGTCCtcctaagaacctcaccgaaaaagtttgcatcgacgactcaaatcctgaaaaacAGGTaagcatcggatccgagctacctctcgaaaccaaaaaggagctcatcgaATTCCTAAAACagaatgtcaaaacctttgcatggaccaccagTGACATGAAAGGCATATACACTAatgtcaccacccataagcttaACGTAGACCCCAcgttcaaaccgatcaaacaaaaccGCCGTAAGCTAGGTCTCGAAAAAGCCCAAGCTGTCAACGACGAGGTCGATCGACTAACGAAAGCCGGGTCAATCCGAGAAGTTCAATACCCCgattggttagctaacccagtggtagtaaaaaagaagaacggaaaatggagaatctgcgtagatttcaccgacttAAACAAGGCCTGTCCTAa
The sequence above is a segment of the Raphanus sativus cultivar WK10039 unplaced genomic scaffold, ASM80110v3 Scaffold0236, whole genome shotgun sequence genome. Coding sequences within it:
- the LOC130501628 gene encoding uncharacterized protein LOC130501628, which produces MERTHAALQKLGAQVHKATSSAPEIESLIEETRGTPFTDRISNSYIRDTRKIKIPEYDGNADPKAYLRAFRLAIVKAHFTKEECNAGYCRTFAENLVGTALEWFSGLEPNSIDSFDQLANAFMKQYSTHILKQASEADLWKIRQGLGDSLRGLWYKSGFFSELTLNPPSTIDDALHKASRYITLEEETAALDKLHRKSQNHPKVEASDGKGPHKRGNSRNNQTQGEHSYVIEDNKDEKPVAATAKAPWKKLQIEALLSKTPPQSSPGSRVDYILGGSDVCQDSVNSIKSHVRKAVSNTQPKLIKPESNTKISFWESETSNLDRPHDDALVVTLNIAGYEVPKLMIDTGNSVDLIFYNALKGMEIDDYEIVDQKSNLVGFSGETATSLGTIKLPIIAGGVMKMTNFIVVDKPSPFHAILGRPWIHKMKAVASTYHQCVKFPTTDGIATILGSQKISRICYLGGFEIIKESPQ